The following DNA comes from Diorhabda carinulata isolate Delta chromosome 3, icDioCari1.1, whole genome shotgun sequence.
aattattcaaaactgaatATAACTTTAatacagaactaaatttgttcatcattataataattttatgagtaaaatatgtgaatttattcaaattgacattaaaagtaattaaggccgcttgacatgaggGAAGACaacttgcaagaaattgcatacaatttttggaagatcaaaatattacatagacgaATATTACATGCTGCTTAACATTTCGCAAGTCTCTTCCCATTGCATCATGATTATAGGTTTATAGGCTGctgccttgcttttggagtctgatgggCAGAAAAGAGCACCTAGGCGATATTGTGCCAAGCCCTGACCAGATAGAAtaagagaaaacaaaaattcctCTATAGAATTGGTCCAGAAAacttacaaaattatatttgagaatGGATTAAGAACCATTTGACAAATGgcctagaaaaataaaacatctaaGATAACTAAGAAATTTTTGACAAGAGACGTAGTAGAttagaaactcatttttttctcagaattgcaccaaaccgataatggtgcaagtgcgagatcttataaaataatcagctgaacttcaccTATGTATACTTTGCATCGAGAAATATTGCAATGCACGTTGACTTGCGTCATGCCAAGCGTCCTTTAGTGAATGAAAAAGAACGTGAAATGAAATGTGAAAAGTTCATATTTGAGTCAAAAGCAAATGTATGTACTAACTTGAATAAACGTTTGAAAAGTCACTCAGTGTTTAAAAGAATTTTCAGTAAATGAGGCaagttttcttcaaaatcttctGTTAAATGAAAAACAGGTGCTTAGAATTTGaattttggattttatattAATACGTTGTTCAATGAGCTTTGTCATGTTTTTATGCGTTATAATTGTATCCAAAATAgtttaaacttttattaataaattcattagaCTCGTAAATTTCAACGGCTACCTAAATCTTTCAAATCTGTTAGCAGTATTCAAGAAAAGCAACGAGACCTAGCAATATTTGACAAGCATTAAACAAATAGAAAACTTATgttgtatattatataacacTGTAACGACTTGGAATGTTTGtacatttcatttgaaaaaatgatgtaATGGAACATATAGTACGAgagccgttttttttttcaacctccgataggctataaataaaagacaatcatataaaacaataatttttttaccaaaagattggtacacgtACTTCTCGACATAAtgaccgaagagattgagacatttgtcatatctatggacaagcttttcaataccctcttcaaagaaagttgccgtcTATGTAACCTAACCGTTCATTATCAATAAAGTACACAACAGACCCTGGAACTTCTgcaaattccgtagacaaagtgGTGAATCTGCAGTTTtttttaaccattctgtcaaattgttgaaccaggtcatctgaaattAGAGATTTGCGTCCATGGCCCcattcatcatgcacatcattacggccaccTTAAAACTTTtcacaccatcactcatgaagttttccccatacacacgactcattctccatTGGATTTCTGTAGAACTATGGCCTTAATCctatagaaaacgaatcacacttcgcaattcacacttggcgagAGCATCAATAGTGACGGCCAtatttacgtggctgtagcataacgccgactgacgcctgaatgtcaacaatggcggtgTGTGTAGTTTCAGTCGCCTTCAGCGCATGCTCGCTTTTTCTGCACGTAGTGAtcgaaagttgaaaaaaaaactaattcatcAGACGTACAATATGAAAGAGCCCTTCTCAAACTGCACATTTTGTAggagaatttgaaaataaggaTTACTAGgattaaaattgtatatataaaacagGACAGCAGGCAATGTCTCTCTCTCCCATGCTTTTAGCCTGTTTTCCTCTTTCTTATTCATGGACCAACGTTCACTACCATATAACACCGTAGGTTGTGTAACTGTCTATTAAAATGTTAGCTTGGCTACCCTTGGATCTTAATAGGTTTCCTAGAGCTCCAACTGTTTCATTGCCTCTTCCCAATATCTTGTCGATTGTCTTTGATTTCGTCCCCTTTACTTGTTACCGTTACTCCCAGATATCCAAACTCTTGTACTCTATCGAAGCGGAactccttttttttaattagtagtCACTTAGTGACACCAaaactcattttataataattaattcgaTTCAAAATGTTTACTCCAAATTTtcggtattttttttattaatactaatttacttttatgtattattacgtatttattatttgtacaCAGATTATAAGTTttctctattttaataaaaacaatatgtgGCCTGCAAGATGCTTTGGGTTGGCCATCTCTTGCTAAAGATAAATCGTAGAAGAATTTGCAAGTGAATCTAAAAGTATctactattttattattgttgtcattgacattaaaaaataaacttgtttCTTGAAAACCACAACAACTTGTTCCATTGCCATATCTTATAGAAAGTTTCTAAAATTAAACATAACCATTTCAGGAATATTAAAAACCTTGCTCAGAAAGGAATTGTTTCTAAAACCAGCTCTTGTTGAAAATAGAGGGGacacataaataatatatatacaaaacatTGAGTAGAAGTGATGAATATGTATTAACAGCGCATGCGTGATTATATTAacgaaaatcaaattatttaatacaaaaacgTACACAccaacataaaattaataaacaactACAGGTATCACAAACGGTAATTACTTACGTCAATATTTGATAATTAGGTTTACTATGATCATTCGATTGTATTAGCTTAATACCAATATCAATTTGCATGTCCTTAAAGTGGTTACATAATTCGTCGCTTATATGGCAAGGACAGTAAAATATTATGACACACCAGATTGTTGGTTTATGTTAAAGAATTGGTTCAcaatttaatagttatttttactGTTCATTTATAAATAGTGTAATTTCAAAGGATGTAAACACAAGAATTTAAAATTCTCATTACTCAAATTTGAGATTTAAAACAAATCATAAGATTTActcctatttttatttatagtcattcaaaatgtaatattttcttttatgggTCAAATCCACATGAATGTATTATCAtataatgtcaaaaatatttgatagaaaCCACTCTTAAACTGccattcaatagaaaatttctaaccaaaatatattttattacctcttataataaaataagaataaaatgttaaattctaagaatttgttttttattatcagAGGCTTTCAAAACTGGTTAAAACCCTTATAATTTCTATAACTTCTTTGATAACAATGTATTAGAGGAATTCTCAACAAAATGATAGTCAGGTAAAATAGTAAAGTACAAACTAaagaattatattgaaaattcatgaACCCAACATCATCATTATAGAGAAAGTGTCTTGGTTTTTAACTAGTTTGAGacaattgtcattttttatgtatgtatgtttGGTAATTAATTTGTGTGTTTTGATTACTTATTTATGAATTAGTTTTCATTCATCTAGatgttataatattttggtACATATATCAGAGTCTGTGGTATTTCATTATTCATAcctatttttggaataaaaccACAGCTTCAATATAAgagtttgaaaaatatgtaaatcacATTATTTTGTGCAATAACTGTATAACTaactaataaaaatcattttaatacatttataagtgaaaaaactgtttatttacTAAACTTGCAACTATAATTTATCTTTCTATTGActcaattttattgataaagaaCGAACTTTTAATGAAAAGTGAATATGAAggatataaaatgatattttagacATAACatcttcaaaaaacaaaaaaaaagatgaaatgaAGGAAATAGCAAAGAATCCTGATTAACTAttccatagataaataaaaGAAGTTGATTTGCAAATGTCcgccaaaacaaaaattaactcttaattattcattttatgactattttgatcattttaacCATTCAGTGTAAAGCCCAATTGAAAAAACAATCTTTTTTGTACTACTGCTATTAAAACGTTACTTTTAATGACAGTCAACAGCGTTGAATGTGATTGTTCACATAAAAGTGTGTTGAAAGTATTTTTAACACGTTTTGTGATTacttaaatattgaaatgcatttttaaatttaatgtcattccaAATTCGCATATTTTATTATCCAAATAGGTCAGATATACACAAAAACTTTGTATAAGATTTGTCATTTCATTATGTTCATGAAATTTCGAGAGAATTGTGCGATAGATCCGCCTTTTTGTTCCACAATTCAGTAAACGTGACTTTAGTAGTAGTTGGAGACTGAAATATGCTCTATTCCCAGGTTTCACATGTTCTCTTATTTCCATCGAGTTGTCATTATTTTTGGTCACAAATGATCCCAGCTAGATGGCTAGGCCATTTGGAGCGCTAACGATGGCTGGATGATGTTGAAGAGGACCTTTCGGAGCTAGGTGTGAAGGGATGGAGACGCCGAGCATTGAACTGCAATGACTGGAGAAATGTGGTAGACGAGCCAAAGGCTCTTTGAGGACCATAGTGCCAGTGGTAGTAGTAGTATAATTTGCTCCGCTCATTTCATAAACTCATCTTTTAACATTTATATCATAAACaactattttatattcataaatgtGCCCAATAGTAATATTATGATTATGTGAAACAAATAATTCTTGTGATTCCAAAGAGTATAGTAATATTTTATGACTAGTAACAATATGGGATTATACAATATTATTACCCCTTTCAAAACAGTTAATGTTTTATCAACATATATGCTGCTAATATATACTCTTTAATTGCAAATGGTAACATGTCCTGAAATCTACAAATAGTTTGTAGATTTTGGGGAAAATATTAgtagataaaataatatctgAAAGCCTTTTTAAGTACTGAAAATCTTAATAGTTGTATAATATACATGTACATATAATATAAGTACAAACTTCTATGATTTCATTATGATTTAAACAACTTTAAAGATAGTAACTCAAAAAACATCTGTTGGGCATCAACCATAATGGGAAAATTATTCtgtataaatcaataaaatttgtaatttaaagaagggtaaatataataattattgactgttaatgaaaatgttattaatctttataaaaaataaagaaaaattatgtaGTAGTATTTAacaagaaatataaattaaaacaatatataaaactgaaacatattttttaacagaaatatGAGGGTAGTTCGGGAAGGGAagaagaattttgaatttttggtttactttggtttttcacaatatttttaattttaatgatacataaatataatttatataggATTAAAAAGAAGAGTTTAATTATTTACTTACCCTATCAGCAAAAAAGGAGCTATGGAAGTGGACAGTATTTCCAGATATTGATGTCATATGGatgcttttatttttatcaatattaaataaagtaactTTTTCCAAATGGGGTATACCCAGCggtctgaaaaataaataaattacaacagTAAACAATTGTTCAAGGAAACTATCATGCATTACCTATGGTTAAAATCGAGAAAAGTTGGTTcaaatttcatatgaaattttaatggtACATCACTTAACTTGGATGTTCTGAGTAAACCAAATTCCtggaataatcaaaattatttcaaatgtagAGACTCCTTTTGTAAATTGAACTTAAATAAATACTACATGTTATAATAAAGTTTCTTAAAGAGTTCATATCCCAAAGAACCAATTTACTTGATCATTCTCtagttttcattaaaaaagaaactgtGGATTTAAATGGAGAGAATTGTATCTAAGTGTGCTCACTATATACATAATCTCacttttaaaacataaaatatgaaaaaaatatctatgaacttaatttaataactacaaaatattgaattttgaaatccaTAAATCctttaatataatcaataatatagTTCAACTATTATAATACATAGCAATTAAGTCAAACTTACTAAAAAACTAatgacgaaaataaaaaaacttgtttttaaagTCATCATATGATCATTTTTTACAACATAAACAACAACTACATTCCACAAAAAGTagcaaaatttgaaattcgttCAGGGGATAAAAAAATGTGTGGCAGTAAAAAATGtgttatttatactatttataaataacaaaaaaaaaataaaggtgTGAAAATTCCACCTTTTTactttactatttttatttgtagaaataaGGATCCATGATACTCTTCAAGaatgtatacaaaaattgttaagTAATAAATGTGTTAATCTGTTACCTCATGTAAATGCGAAAATTCGTCGTCGAAATATCTTGGATTTTTGCTGATGAAGCCTAGAATGAAAAGATAATTTGAGATCATGCTAATATCACTAATGTCATTTAAGGAcacaatttggaaaaaaacttaCCATGACTACTGTCATGAAGTGTTGGATgagttttaattattaattccaGTAATGAAAGGGTAAAAATATACCATGATAAAGAATTCTTAAACATTTTGACATTTGCAGCagcatttatttatattcagtaATAACTCGACAAGATGCTCCTCTATTTGCTCGTTAACTGTCATTTAGCGATTAGTGACAACGGTAGGTGACAATCGTATGTTCAACTGCCAAATGATTCGATCTGATAAAACTTTCGTTTCAATCTTCAAAACTAAACGACAGAGATGGCAAGAGAAATACATTTAAAGACAGAATTTTGGGGGTTTTTGCGTCGGCGTTGTAGAGACAGTGATAACTTCGATTGCTATTTTAACTACCAAAAGAAACATAtctacgaaaatatgaaaaattagtttGCAAAGTTTTCCAGactatatgaaatatttaaaaaattacagaagaccaaagaataaaatttgaacgAGAAATATAGATCCCTAGCACAGTGAggttataattaataaataataatatttcacagTCGTGTCTCAAAAATAGACCAGTGAAAGATTAAGTACTGGGAACCATTGTGTACACAGTAACTGTATATCTCCTGGATAGAATTGTTGATAAAGAGAGATATATGGTTCATATAAACAAGAAGAACAAAAcgcaattaaattgaatttgagGTTAAAgatatttaatgtatttaatttgaatataatttgatatctaaataaaaatatggtaaaatttctatatttgataACTTGATCCAATATATaaatcttaaatatttttcagaacaCATTAcgccatattttttataaatatccaGTAATATCCAATGTGCATCGAACATTTTGTGcgatttctattaaaaataaccCAGGTGAAGAGCCagataaattgtataaatttgtAGAACTAGAATTAAAAGGAAATGATCCAGCAGTTTTAAAAAGTTTCTGTAAATTCGCCGTGACTACAGGAAATCATTTAGATATACCAGTAAAATCGTAAGTTATTTTACAttgtatcaaataatttttaaatgattcatcTTCAGATGGAATTTACGTAAACCAAACCATGAAAGATACACAGTGTTAAAATCagtacatatttataaaaaacatagaGTGCAATACGAACACAGAACTTATTACTCATTCGTACAGTATAAGCATTTAACAGGATCAACAGCAGATACGGTATTGGAATACATAGAAAGAAATTTACCTGAAGGGGTCGCATTAAAAGCTACAAAAGTGAGTTTTCTGTAGTaatgaatattcattttatacttaatatattgttttgttaattttttaggtTGAAATCCAGCCAATACCTGAATTTTTAATACCACCTGAAACGTTCAAAGAAAGCCCAAAGTCTGCTtaatatagttaaataatttaaaattatttatattagtattatagaaatttaataaaacatttaacaatatcaattttgtttcattaaccAAACATATCGGATATTTGGATACAATAGATTTAGAATTGTTAAGAAAAAGTATGCACATGGATAAAGACAATAGAAGACCTAAGAATGGAAATATCACAAAATGCAAAAATATGATCCAAAACAGAGAGAACATGGGAAAGATGATCTGTGTGTCATTGTTACAAAagatagaatatatatatatatatatatattatatatatatatatatatatatatatatatatatatatatatatatatatatatatatatatatatactactttttctattgttctgcaGCTGATACCTTAGGAGGGTTCAGGTCATATGAAGGACTTGTCTGCCCCCTTTAGCCAGCttatcaactattttattttcctcCATTTCGATATGCTCCGGAATTCGTTGCagggaaattttatttttcttgccctGCTCGTTTAATTTGTCTACGCAATCTCAAACAAGTGtagattttatgatattggtatttaaagctctaatggctgctttACTATCAGACAGGATGATGATTTCCTGTTTGAGATAGTCATTATCTAGAAATACTGGACAGATTTTTTAATTCCATTAATTTCTGCTCAAAAAATGCTTTGTGTGTGGTCCGGGCTTTCAGAGTATTTGGATCTATGTGGAGAcgtgggagatttagaatcacttctaatGCAGCTGTTGGGCATGATTTCATTGCCCTGATTACACTTATGGAAGCCACTCTTTTTACCTTCgagagattgttcctcgtggtattcaaGTTATAaagcattaataaaaaatgatgtcATTACactctaaaaaataaatttattaattatgatAGTATTACAcgaatacatttattatacaACCAGTGAAACTTTTATTGAACTACAGTTCTTTTATTGTGGTTATGCAACCAGTATTACCGGAATCCTATAATAAAgtacataattaaaattattctgagTAATGATAGTGTTATATGTAATCAGTATTACCTTTATTTACACCTATCATTTCGAACAGAAGGTTTTACTCAAATCCATTACTTGGAAATGTTATAACAGTAATCACGTTATCATCTTTACCCAAATTCTATTATAGACAGCTAGCTAAACTTGAACCTatctataatattttaaattgaaacgaTTCTATTTCCAAAGGTTAAATAATGtggattttatttaaattgaatgttATATTTCCGTTTGGATGTGCTAATAATGATTCCCAGTGATtacaatattgttttattaaccTTTCTCTTAATCTATTCTAATATAGATGGGGCTAAGTGTAATGATCGAATGTATTCTTATGACGTCATTTGTGTAAGAGCAAAAAATTGACTGTGAAGTGAAATCTACTCGGCTATAAACAAATGCATTCCATTCGATGTGAAATTCCTTCGTTGTAATACTACAGACAAGTTGTTTCATGTCTGGaatattttaacgttttttttttctttaaaaaattaacagtaataaatgaaattttaatttatatatataatgtgaAATATTCCTTGGAAATTATTAGATAGAGAAAGAGTGTACAATATTTATACTACATGTAGATACTTCtaagaataataaaactttatttattgataataaaaaagtcaaataCAGAGAAGTTTGGAACGTTCATGGGATTATTTCAACGTAACCTATCTCAACCTTCGTTATTACGTGTTAGGTTTGATATTTAGCTTTTTTTGTAGTTTACGGCGTCGTACAAAAACGGTAAACTTTAAAATAGGATGTTGGcaattattcaacattttattttgcATTGTGTGATGactgaaatttgtatttttgtacatttttcagTATTAATAGATAATAGCAGTGGACGTTTTAATgcttatttataatattattattggcGATCATCATAGAAATCTTTATTCTATCAGCAGCAATGTGAAAGAGTTGAGGGGAGGTTTTATTAAACCAGGTTCTAAGATTCTTAAGTCAGGATGTTCGTCTTCTTCCTGGACCTCCTTTTCTACATATTTTACCTTGCTGTATGGCTTAGAGCAATGCATATCTGGCTTCGTTTCATATTATGTGGCCGAAATACTGTAGTTTGCGAGTTTTTATGGTTATCATTACTTCTCGCTCTTTTTCAATTCTTGTGAGGATTTCATTTGTTACCCAAGAGATTCAGGGGCTCTTGACTATTCGTCTATATGCTaatgcttttaattttttactatgtCCAGGAGTCAATACCATAAACAGGACAGAGAAAACTTAGCATCTTAgcattcatattttcatttcaggTAAGAGATTGTGACGAAGGCACTCATCCGGATGTTACCTTTTCGACGCGTGTCCTTATTTCCTGGTTGTTGTCTGTCCACTCCTCGTTTATAATAGTACCAAGACTCTTTCTATTGGAACTTTATTGATATAGAGATGGCTTCCTGTGAtcttatttttacttataattatgagtttttttgttttaacattAATATTCAGGACATATTGCTGACTGTGGTGGGTGATACTATCTATTAGGCTTTGTAAATCTTATATTCTCATCAAATACAAGTGTTATCTGTATATCTGATATTCTTTAGTCTGTATCCATTTAGCAGCATACATTTTTCTGTCTCATATATTACATTGAAGATAATTTGCAGCCTTGCTGAGGGCAGAAGCCCTGAGAATAAAGAAATACTGCAAAGCGATGACGATGGTGCAGAGATAAGGTGCACTGAGAATCTCCTATCTGCTTCTGCACAAGCTGTTCTAGTGGTGGCAGGCATAATCCCCGTGGATCTCCTGGCTTTCGAGTGTAAGAGGATTTACAGAAGCAGCTCAGATATAATAGGATAGGATGCTGCAACAATCGAACGCACTAGAACAAAACGGACGTGGCAACAACGATGGACAGAAGATAAATCAGCTGAAAAAACGCGACGACTAATAAAAGACCTTAAACTGTGGACCGAAAGGAAGTTTGGAGAAGTGAACTTCTACATTACCTACCTTTTGATGGGACACGGCTACTTCCGTAGGTATCTTCACACAATGTGGCTTAAAAGAGGAGATAGAAGAGACTGTCGGCAGCATAAATCCTGATAATATCGTCCAGGTAATACTACACAAGGTAGAATGTTGGCAACTGATTGCTACCTATGAGAATTCTTAGGCAAAAGAATGTAGACGGCTACCTGGTATTATTATCTCATAGTAGAAACATCATACACGGACAGACCCACTAACCAGAAGTAATATCACAATAGTCCCTGGTTGAACGGAGATGACAGAAGATGGCGGTTTAGTGGGTAGGCTATAAGAGTTCCACATATTCATCACTCTCCTGGTGGAATCCGTTACATGGATTCcatatcttaaaaatatatgCAGCCTTGATGGATTCCTCTTATTAATTTCACCTTTTCTGTGTTTTCTGCTTCGATTATAAGTTTTGTGGATTAGTTCCAGTAGATGTTTCAAGTTATTCCCAGGTCGTTAGTGTTCATTCCTAATTATCTCCATCATTTTTACATACTTCATTCAATCGAATGCCTTTTCATAGTCTATTAAACATGCATCCACATCGTAATTTACGTCTCTGCATCTTTGTATCAGGATCCGTACTGAGAACAATACTCCGCTGCATTTATAAACCCTGTTGGGAGGTATTTAGTGATTACATAATTTGTGGATTCTCTTTTGGATTACTTTGAGAAAAAGCTTTAAAATATGGTCCATAATACTAATCGTACGGTATTCTTCGCATTTTTGGCGACTGTTTCTTAGGAGTGTAATGAACTCtgatttcaatcatttttatggtaTTCTTCCAGAAATATATGTGCTGTTGAGAAGGGGAGAATATTTAGTACTCATAATTGCAGTACTCATAATAACAGTTTTTCTTATGTTGTCATAAAACGCCACATTTTAAATAGTACGTCTCTTTTGtaccattttttattgtatctaATCTAGTTTCAGCAGTATATACCTGCTGCAAGCCTCATTATCTAATTGGTAAAATATTAATACTAAGAAAGGGAAGGCCCTGTCGGTCTAGTTGCCTGAATAATGTCTTCACTCTACAATTTACCTCGCTCTAGCTCATGGAGGATTTGCATAATTGGAGAATCCTCCGACTTGAAAAGAAGGctcttctaataaaattttcttccatgtctttttatataatcattAATTTACAGCTttcttatacaaaaaatgtatttataccATGGAAGTATAAAAGAAATCGCAAAGAGAAACCTGAAGTATGGTGAACTTACGGTAAGAAATAACTGAGCGAATTAGTTTTGATCAAGTTTTCGTACTGAACATCTTATAAAAAGACATTTTCCgttcattttttgaatttaaaaatggtttatGGGTCAGTTTTAGTCTGTTTTAATAATAGTGCAATAAAAGTGAGTAAGACAACTCCCCTCGTATACTAAGAACGTATCTCTAAAGGTAGATgcacatttttaaaaataaactatagattttcaaattattttttgttaagatATTTCATTAATATGCCTACGTGTCGGTAAACACGAGCGCGTAGTGTAAACCAAATATCCAGCTATAATATCTTTGGTCATCGTATCGGAGACCATGCAATAGAGGGCATCTAATAAATTATCGTTAAGAAAGATTCGTAATTTAATAGACATTCAAAAATTCCGTATAGTTCATTCATTTAGAATTTCAGAAGCTTAAAAGCGACAGAGCAGCATAAATGGAGATTATTAACTTTATACTTAGatatttttaagatattcaATAGCCAGATAATTGAACAACGTTATGCTTAAGTAAATCAAGCCCAATTTTTCCCATAATAATAccatataaaaaacaaatttcaaacaaattttttttcaatacatcagttaaataaaagaaattcacCCTGAAGTAAAATTAATCCTAAACATAAAGTGTCAAATACGAAAAGCTTAATATCAAGATTTAAAAATGGGGGATTGCAAATTCACTTACAAGCAAAcaacaaagtgaagaaaattattaaataatgagatgTTCAAAATCTTTTCCATTTATAAAGAGTGAGTTTTCTCTaaatctaaagatttgttttcagttgatgcagttttttacgccctgatttggataagtTTTACAGTGGACCAGTTTCGttaacttttttactaatttttttactagtagtagatcttgttatgggatttcggttatgatataaattattaaagatattaaacgTTTCTTGTtaacttctacgcctatcaccatatcctaatttaaaaatattaactcgttctttttcagataaacgatccattgtgacttttaataaactttaacaataataatttattgaaacgtcaaatttgttattttagcagtcatagccacctaaatgtattattttaacttcggcgAAGATAGCGCAAATTTAGCTATAACTCGAAATTATGGCATTCAGGTATAGGGAACATTaggtgaaaaataataatgatttcgaaaagcgaaaaatatacatggTGATTTCAATAACAATGTTCATTATATTTCCGGAAAAAgtaaagatctgacaacaatgtaaataccaccaaaATACCGGTCGTCTCACAAAAtccttgtacacaaaaattataCAAGCTTTCCTTTTATTACGTAAATAATCTAAGAAAACCAAGAGAAAAACTACCTTAAGGGTGTCCAATTTCTAGGGTACTAGAC
Coding sequences within:
- the LOC130891276 gene encoding 28S ribosomal protein S10, mitochondrial codes for the protein MNTLRHIFYKYPVISNVHRTFCAISIKNNPGEEPDKLYKFVELELKGNDPAVLKSFCKFAVTTGNHLDIPVKSWNLRKPNHERYTVLKSVHIYKKHRVQYEHRTYYSFVQYKHLTGSTADTVLEYIERNLPEGVALKATKVEIQPIPEFLIPPETFKESPKSA